From Vicia villosa cultivar HV-30 ecotype Madison, WI unplaced genomic scaffold, Vvil1.0 ctg.001533F_1_1, whole genome shotgun sequence, the proteins below share one genomic window:
- the LOC131635704 gene encoding NDR1/HIN1-like protein 6, with translation MSDHQRPKIHPMDVEAQPHPRTHLVSPGSSRSEKGIPVPPPLLHQHAMPAINSSKPKRSCFCRCICCTLTLLFLLIIILAASAGALYLIFKPKLPDYSVDTLRITDLRLNLDLSLYAKFDVKITATNPNKKIGIYYEKGGKLSVLYTNTKLCEGSLPEFYQGHQNKTVLNVSLSGQVQSGRTLMSALQQQQQTGRIPLDLNIHAPIAIKLGRLKLKKVKVLGQCQLVVDSLSSNNLVSIKASNCNFKMKV, from the coding sequence ATGTCAGATCATCAAAGACCTAAAATCCACCCGATGGACGTGGAAGCACAACCACACCCTAGGACGCATTTAGTATCTCCTGGTTCGTCTAGATCAGAAAAGGGTATCCCGGTGCCTCCTCCTCTACTGCATCAACATGCTATGCCAGCAATAAACTCTTCAAAACCAAAAAGAAGCTGCTTTTGCAGGTGCATATGTTGTACACTAACCTTGTTATTCCTTCTTATTATCATCTTGGCAGCATCTGCAGGAGCTCTTTATCtcatcttcaaaccaaagcttccCGATTACTCAGTCGACACTCTGAGGATAACTGATCTGAGGCTTAACTTAGACTTGAGTCTCTATGCAAAGTTTGACGTGAAGATCACAGCGACAAACCCGAACAAGAAGATTGGTATATACTACGAAAAAGGAGGGAAGTTGAGTGTCTTGTACACAAACACAAAGCTTTGTGAAGGGTCATTACCCGAATTCTACCAAGGTCATCAGAACAAAACAGTGCTTAACGTATCATTATCAGGTCAAGTTCAGTCTGGAAGGACTTTAATGTCGGCGTTACAGCAACAACAGCAGACAGGAAGAATTCCATTGGATCTCAATATTCATGCACCAATTGCTATCAAACTTGGGAGGTTGAAGTTGAAGAAGGTGAAAGTGTTGGGTCAATGTCAGTTGGTGGTTGATAGCTTATCATCTAATAATCTTGTAAGCATCAAGGCTAGCAACTGTAATTTCAAAATGAAAGTTTAG
- the LOC131635705 gene encoding UPF0426 protein At1g28150, chloroplastic isoform X1 gives MSLLFTSSPLLLPCTHQECRFSSPSSFSRGPVTRSSNSLRVANRSRITAFFFNPAQDPIIKEVFKEPVAFLGGVFAGVLRLDLNEEPLKEWVTRTVEASDISVEETDAEGSTTEAAPQEIQIE, from the exons ATGTCTCTTCTCTTCACTTCATCTCCTCTTCTACTTCCATGCACTCAT CAGGAATGTAGGttttcatcaccatcatcattttCACGAGGCCCAGTCACCAGAAGCAGCAATTCCCTTCGAGTTGCTAATCGGAGTCGAATTACTGCGTTTTTCTTCAATCCGGCACAAGACCCTATCATCAAAGAAGTTTTCAAG GAACCAGTAGCATTCTTAGGTGGTGTGTTTGCGGGTGTTTTAAGACTTGATTTAAACGAGGAGCCTCTCAAAGAATGGGTTACGAGGACCGTTGAAGCATCTGATATCAGTGTAGAAGAAACTGATGCAGAAGGATCAACTACCGAAGCTGCTCCGCAAGAGATTCAAATTGAATAa
- the LOC131635705 gene encoding UPF0426 protein At1g28150, chloroplastic isoform X2, translating to MSLLFTSSPLLLPCTHECRFSSPSSFSRGPVTRSSNSLRVANRSRITAFFFNPAQDPIIKEVFKEPVAFLGGVFAGVLRLDLNEEPLKEWVTRTVEASDISVEETDAEGSTTEAAPQEIQIE from the exons ATGTCTCTTCTCTTCACTTCATCTCCTCTTCTACTTCCATGCACTCAT GAATGTAGGttttcatcaccatcatcattttCACGAGGCCCAGTCACCAGAAGCAGCAATTCCCTTCGAGTTGCTAATCGGAGTCGAATTACTGCGTTTTTCTTCAATCCGGCACAAGACCCTATCATCAAAGAAGTTTTCAAG GAACCAGTAGCATTCTTAGGTGGTGTGTTTGCGGGTGTTTTAAGACTTGATTTAAACGAGGAGCCTCTCAAAGAATGGGTTACGAGGACCGTTGAAGCATCTGATATCAGTGTAGAAGAAACTGATGCAGAAGGATCAACTACCGAAGCTGCTCCGCAAGAGATTCAAATTGAATAa
- the LOC131635697 gene encoding probable aquaporin TIP-type alpha, whose product MASRRYQIGRMDEANHPDSIRATVAEFFSTCIFVFVGEGSALALRKIYKDEGASAGELVVLALAHAFSLFAAISASMHVSGGHVNPAVTFGALVGGRISVLKAVYYWIAQLLGSVVASLLLRLVTNNMRPQAFNLAINVGAGHGLLLEIAMTFGLMYVVYATAIDPKRGTIGSIAPLAIGLVVGANVLAGGPFDGACMNPARAFGPALVGWRWDYHWIFWVGPLIGAAIAAAIYEYIMVPTVPSQTHPQHQPLVAEDY is encoded by the exons ATGGCATCCAGAAGATATCAGATTGGAAGAATGGATGAAGCAAACCATCCAGACTCCATAAGAGCAACCGTAGCTGAATTCTTCTCCACTTGCATCTTTGTCTTTGTTGGAGAAGGCTCCGCCCTTGCTCTAA GAAAGATATACAAAGATGAAGGGGCATCAGCAGGTGAGTTGGTGGTACTTGCACTAGCTCATGCTTTTTCACTATTTGCCGCTATTTCTGCTAGCATGCATGTATCAGGTGGCCATGTGAATCCTGCTGTCACTTTTGGTGCTCTTGTTGGTGGTAGAATCTCAGTTCTTAAAGCTGTTTATTACTGGATTGCTCAGCTTCTCGGTTCTGTTGTAGCTTCTCTCTTATTGAGGCTTGTCACTAACAACATG AGACCACAGGCCTTCAATCTGGCGATAAATGTTGGTGCCGGGCACGGGCTACTACTCGAGATTGCGATGACATTCGGTTTAATGTATGTTGTATATGCCACAGCCATTGATCCCAAAAGAGGCACCATTGGCTCAATTGCACCCTTAGCAATTGGACTTGTTGTTGGAGCAAATGTTCTAGCTGGTGGTCCATTTGATGGAGCATGCATGAACCCTGCTCGGGCTTTTGGGCCTGCTTTGGTGGGCTGGAGATGGGATTACCATTGGATCTTCTGGGTGGGTCCATTGATTGGAGCAGCAATAGCAGCGGCTATATATGAGTATATTATGGTTCCAACTGTGCCTTCTCAGACTCATCCTCAACATCAACCTTTGGTTGCTGAAGATTACTAG